The Helicobacter canis genomic sequence CTCGATAGTTTTGTAATTGTGCTGGTAGCCATAATCTACATCAAATCTAGGTAAAAACGCCGCTTTAGCGACCGAAGCGATTTTTTTGTTTGACTCTGCTTGGAGCATTTGGGCTTGGAGAGAGTAGTTATTATCCGCACCATTTAGTAAGTCTTTAAGCCCTACTTTTTGGGTGGAATCTTTGGTGAGATCTTCGATTTGCTTAAGCAGCTCATTGACCCCTAGGGCTGGCTTATCCTGTGTGGCTAGCGTATTTGTAGGCTCGCTTAAAGGTGCAGTGCTTACATTTACGCGCGCGCTAGATTCTGGCACCGGTGGCGTAGCTTGGAAAGATAGCCCATAAGCATAGGCGCAAAGTAGTAGCGCAATACCATATCGCATAATAAACTCCTAGATTCTAGTCATATAGTTATAAAAATTGAAGCGCGATTATAACACAAAGATTTTAATATTTTCTTAAATAATTGTATATACAAATATTTAAGAAAACGCCATAATTACGGAGCTTTCAGCAAGATTGGATCACTAAGCGTGAGCGATAGAGATAGGGCAAACTGCTCGTGTGTTTTTATGCAAATCCATAAGGGCTATATAGTGCATTACGCAGATAAGGTAGGAAAAATACCGCGCATAATCGCATAGATTCTAGGGGTATTTTCAAGCTGTGGGCAGAAAAGTCTAAGTGCGCTAATGGCTTGTAAAATCAGCATATCCGCGCCATCTTTATGCCTTGTGTGGCATTGCTGGCTTAGGCGTATAAAGGGCGAAGGTGCGCCATACATTAGATCATAGGCAAGCTTGGCTTGTGTGAGCAAGGGGCGCAGAGTGGATTCTGGTAGGGGTAGGGCGTGGGATATGCTAGAGCTGGTGGCGTTAATGAGTAGATCAAACCGCCCGCTAGAATCCACATTTTTACAATCTAGCTCATCAAAGGTGCAGTAAGGGATTTGTCTTTGTGTGAAAAATGCTTCGTGCTTGCTTGAGCGATTTGCCACTAGGGTGCGGATACCACACTGCTGCAAGGCACAAGCTATGGCTTTGGCACTACCGCCAGCCCCTAAAATCAGTGCAGATTCTATTCTCTCCTTGCCATATTCTTTGCCCTGTATAAGCGGGGCGAGCTGTTGCATTTCTATCCCGTTTATGCTCTTCTCTTGCCCTAGTGTAAATCCCTCTAGCAAAAGACTCATAACAAATCCGGGCGCATCGGTGTTGTAGCCTATGAGTTGGTCGCTTTGATCGCGCACGAGCGTATTCACTGCGCCAATGTGTTTGGCTAGTGGCGAGAGAGAGTGGGCGATCTGGCAGGCGTGCTCTTTGAAAGGTAACGTGATATTTGCCCCGCAAAGCCCTAGCCTAGCAAATGCCCTGCCTAGATCCTGCGTGCTATCAAGCATAAATCGCCCATAGAGATAGGGGAGATTGTAGGCTTGCAAGATTGCATTATGCAAAAAAGGCGAGAGAGAGTGGGCGATAGGATTGCCAAAGACACAGAGATAGTGCATTACAGAGCTTTGATAAGTCGCAGGCTTACCCACCCACCAGAATTAATCTTTGCCCATTCATCTTGGGTCATCTCTACTTGGACCTTTTGCCCCTTGTAGAGTGCGCCTACCACAGGTGCGCTGGATTCTGGACTTTGGCGGATATTTAGGGTGTTGGGCAGGACGACATAGAGTCGCTCGCTTGGCTGTGTGGGAGAGAGTAGTGCTAGGCTCACCCACCCACCAGAATCAAGCTTTGCCCACTCATCTTGGATCTCCACGACTACGACACTCTGCCCCAAAGTAAGCTTGCCTAGAATGCGCCCGGAGGTTTTGGGGATCGCGCGGATATTAAGGCTTACGGCTTTGGAGTAGTAGATGGCTTCAGGTCTTTTGTCATTGGGCTGGGCGGAAATGTCTTGGATAGGGCTTGGGATAGTCTCTGGCGCAGGAGAAGTAGAGCTAGTAGAATCTATATGGGCAGGAGTTTGCGTGCTAGATTCTAGCGGATCTTGCGAATGGGGATCTTGCGTGCTAGGCTCGCGATCTGGGAGATCATTTTGGGCTAGGTTTGCTGGCTCACTAGATAGGTGCAAGATATTGTTATCAGTGGTGTAGATCTCACCTTGTGCATTGATAGATGGCGGAGTGGATTCTGGCTCTTTGGCTATGGTAGAGTCTTTGGGCTTAGGGGCATCGCTATCCCCTAGGCGAGATTGGACACTTGTAGAAAAGACGATATAGTAGATCCCACCACCTAGCACCAAAACTAGTAGCGGAAGCGTGTAGGCTTTCAAAAAAGATTTCAAGATATTTCCTTGCTAAGGTTTGGGCGTAATGCCATTACATAGAATCACACCAGCGTAATGCCACGAGACTCGATCACTTCCCCTAGGACAAATCCATCACTTTTGGCAAGAATTTCAGCGACATTTTCCCTAGCCACAGCAAAAATCATTCCAACGCCCATATTAAACACGCGGTAAGCTTCCTCACGCTCGATATGTTTGAGCAAAAGTGTGAAAATCTCCTGCCTAGGGATCGCGCTTGTATCAATGCGTGCGCCAAGGTGGCTAGGCAGGGCGCGAGGGAGATTCTCTACAATGCCCCCGCCTGTGATATGAGCTAGTGAGTGGATAAGCGGCTTTAGGGCTTTGAATGTTTTGACATAGATTCTTGTA encodes the following:
- a CDS encoding shikimate dehydrogenase, with the translated sequence MHYLCVFGNPIAHSLSPFLHNAILQAYNLPYLYGRFMLDSTQDLGRAFARLGLCGANITLPFKEHACQIAHSLSPLAKHIGAVNTLVRDQSDQLIGYNTDAPGFVMSLLLEGFTLGQEKSINGIEMQQLAPLIQGKEYGKERIESALILGAGGSAKAIACALQQCGIRTLVANRSSKHEAFFTQRQIPYCTFDELDCKNVDSSGRFDLLINATSSSISHALPLPESTLRPLLTQAKLAYDLMYGAPSPFIRLSQQCHTRHKDGADMLILQAISALRLFCPQLENTPRIYAIMRGIFPTLSA
- a CDS encoding SH3 domain-containing protein → MKSFLKAYTLPLLVLVLGGGIYYIVFSTSVQSRLGDSDAPKPKDSTIAKEPESTPPSINAQGEIYTTDNNILHLSSEPANLAQNDLPDREPSTQDPHSQDPLESSTQTPAHIDSTSSTSPAPETIPSPIQDISAQPNDKRPEAIYYSKAVSLNIRAIPKTSGRILGKLTLGQSVVVVEIQDEWAKLDSGGWVSLALLSPTQPSERLYVVLPNTLNIRQSPESSAPVVGALYKGQKVQVEMTQDEWAKINSGGWVSLRLIKAL